The Anaerolineales bacterium region GCCGAGCAAAGTCTTTGTGACGGTCAGCGCCAACACAAATTGCCGCTCCGGTCCCGGGTCGGAATACAGCATCGAAGGTGCGCTGACCGTTGGTCAGCAAGCCGAAGTCATCGGAAAGAATTCCACAACCAATTACTGGATCATCAAGAATCCAAACGGAGGCGGGAACTGCTGGCTGTGGGGTGAGCACGCGACCGTCAACGGAAACGCCGCCGGTTTACAGGAAGTTGAAGTTCCGCCGACCGTCACCCCGCTTGCCGCGCTAGCCCCAGTGATCGATCACGTTGTCGTGCGCCCAGACGCCTCTTCCGGCGGTTTGATCATCTATCTGGATGTCTACTTCTTCGACGGCGAAGGCGACGCCAATCTGGCTGACTTCCAACTGATCAGCGCTTCGATTAACACATCCGGCACGATCAAAGATGTTCCGATTGCACCTTCTGCCAATCAGAAAAGAGGCGGCGTCGTCACCGGTCAATGGAGTTGCGGCACAAAACAATACGACATCGCAGTCGGCGTGACCTTGCGCGACCAAGCAGGTCACGTTAGTAATTCGATGAGCGTGAATTTTTCGTGCAATAAGAAGTAGAAATGAACATCAGACCTCGGAGATTTTGAAAATCTCCGAGGTCTATGATTCACTGCCTACTGCTCACCGATAACTGGCTTAAGTTCCCTCTTCCCACGAATTCAAATAGTGAGTTTGCTCGGCGGTGAGCGTGTCGATCTTCACGCCCATGGCTTCGAGTTTGAGACGGGCGATTTCCTTGTCAATTTCCTCGGGCACGGAATAGACCTTCTTCTCCAACTTGTCGGCGTTCTTCGCCATGTATTCGGCGGACAAGGCTTGGTTGGCGAAAGACATGTCCATGACGGAGGCAGGATGCCCTTCGGCAGAAGCGAGGTTGATGAGTCGCCCTTCGCCGAGGATGTTGATCTTGCGTCCGTCTTTCGTCTCGTATTGATCCACGAACGGGCGCACGAGGTTCGGCTTGCCTTTGCTCATCTTTTCGAGCGCGGGGATGTTGATCTCCACGTTGAAGTGACCCGAGTTGGCGACGATCGCGCCGTCTTTCATGATCTTGAAATGCGCTTCATCAATGACGTTGAGATCGCCCGTGACCGTGCAAAAGAAATCGCCGACTTTCGCCGCTTCATTCATCGGGGCGACCTGATACCCGTCCATGACCGCTTCCAACGCCTTCATCGGGTCCACCTCGGTGACGACGACTTGCGCGCCCATCCCGCGCGCCCGTAAGGCGAGTCCGCGACCGCACCAGCCGTAGCCAGCCACGACGAAAATTTTGCCCGCGAGCAAAACGTTCGTGGCGCGGATGATGCCGTCAATGGTGGATTGACCCGTACCGTAGCGGTTGTCGAAGAAGTGCTTGGTCTGCGCGTCGTTCACCGCGATGACAGGGAACTTCAACACCTTATCTTTTTCCATCGCCTTGAGGCGGATAACGCCTGTGGTGGTTTCTTCCGTTCCGCCGATCACGCCCTTGAGCATTTCTTTGCGCTCGTCGTCGGAGAGTCCCTTTGCCCAACTCGCGAGAGACGGCTCGAGTTTTTCAAAGCGTCCCATCTCGATGAAGAACAGCGACGAGACCAAGTCCGCGCCGTCGTCCATCGTCATGTGCGGCTTGTGTTCCAACGCGGCGCGGATGTGCTTGAAGTATGTGACTTTGTCCTCGCCTTTGATCGCGAACGTGGGGATCTCGAATTGATTCACCAACGCCGCGGCGACATCATCTTGCGTGGACAGCGGGTTCGACGCGGTAAGGACAATGTCCGCGCCGCCTTCCTGCAATGTGACCATCAGGTTGGCGGTCTCGGTCGTCACATGCAAACAAGCCGACACGCGCAATCCCTTGAGCGGCTTCTCCTTCTTGAACCGCTCGCGGATCTGCCGCAAGACGGGCATCTCGCGCTCTGCCCAGTCCATACGGCGGCGTCCGCCTTCGGCTTGGTTGATGTCTTTGATATCGTAGTTACTCATTTGTTGCTCCTTAGATTCGGATCGCGGACTTTAGTCCGCAAAATATTTGTGCGGCGGACTGAAGTCCGCGCTCCGTTTTTTTTACTCTTAGTTCTCTCCGCAGTTCAACTGCGGAGAGAACTAAACTAACCCAACAAACCTTCCAACTTCCCCTCATCCGCAAAATGCTTTCTGAACCTCTCGACAAATTCTTCCCGCGAGTACGAATGGCTCTGCGGACCCTTCTGCTCCAAACAATACACCGCCGCCAGCGAACCGATCTCGCCGCACAACTTCCAATCGAAGCCGCGCGAATAGCCCGCGAGGAATCCGCCGCGGAACGCGTCGCCGACGCCCGTTGGGTCAACGATCTCTTTTTCAGGCACGGTCGGGATGTGGACCGAGTCCCCGCCCATGTACAAGTCCGCACCGTCTTTGCCGCGCGTGATGACCAAAACCTTCACGTGATCGAGAATCTGATCCAAACTCCAGTGTGTTTTCTTCGAGATTAATCCAAACTCGTAATCGTTGCAAAACAGGAACTGCGCGCCTTCCATGTCGCGGGCAAGTTCATCCCCTTCCAGACGCAGCACTTGTTGACTCGGATCATACAAATACGGGATTCCCAACTCGCGGCATTCGGCGGGGAATTTCATCATCGCTTCCGGCGCGGACGGGGAAACGATCACCAAATCGGGTTTATTATCCAACTCTTTCAGCGATTGCTTCGCGGAATGCGCCATCGCTCCGGGATAGAACGAAGCGATCTGCGCGGAGACCTGATCCGTTGTCGCGAAGAACGAAGCGGTGAACTCGCCGGGAATCACTTTCATCAACGACGTGTCAACGCCTTTGGATTCAAGCCACTTACGATATTCTTCAAAATCCTCGCCGACAGCCGCCATCACTCGCGGTTTGGTCCCCAGCAGAGCCATCGAATAGGCGATGTTCGGCGCGATGCCGCCGCGTTGTTTCGACATTGAATCGACGAGGAAAGATAGACTGATCGAAGATAAACGTTCGGGGAGGATTTGTTCTTTGAAATGACCGGGGAAGGTCATCAGGTAATCGTAGGCAACTGAGCCGGTGAGAAGGATGTCCATTCGTTCCTTTTGGCAATGCGAGTCTGTTGGTCGAGTAGCCCGAAGCGCTAGCGAAAGGCGTATCGAGACCAAAGGTGAAGCAATCTCCTCAACTGTGTTGGAGATTGCTTCGCGGCGCCGAGGCGCCACTCGCAATGACGGATCGTATTCGCAGTAAAAGGCGTGACGCGGGTTGCGTCACGCCAATTATCAACGGGCGAAAGTTTATCACGCGATGGGTGGATTGTCTAGAAATTCGACGGTGCGTCGCACTTAAAAGGTGCGATGAATCATCAGCGTGTGGTGCGACGCACTCATCCGCCCAACACCACTTTCCGCAAATTGACTTCAAACGGCGGATAGGCGATTCCATTTTCGGTGACGATTCCCGTCACGAGTCGATTCGGCGTGACGTCAAAGGCGATGTTGCGCGCTTTGGCATTTTTCGGCGTGACGCGCTCGCCTTTGAATTCTAAGCCGAGCACCTCCTGCGGATCGCGTTCCTCGATTGGGATTTGGTCGCCATGCGTAAGCGACAAGTCAACAGTGGATGTCGGCACAACGGGATAGAACGGCACACCGTTATCGTGCGCGGCAAGGGCGAGCATGTACGTGCCAATCTTGTTCGCCACGTCGCCGTTCGCGGCGGTGCGGTCCGAGCCGACGAAACATTTCTGCGCTTTGCCTGCTTTGAGGAAATATCCTGCCGTGTTATCGCTGATAATTTCGTATGGGATGCCGTATTGCTCAAGTTCCCACGCCGTTAACCGCGCACCTTGTAAGCGCGGACGGGTCTCGTCTACCAACACGTGAATCTTTTTCCCTTGTTCGTGCGCGGTGCGGATAACGCCGAGCGCGGTGCCCCAGTCTACGGCGGCGAGGGCGCCTGTGTTGCAGTGATGGATGATCGTATCGCCGTCGTTGATGAGGGTCGCGCCATGTTCCGCCATGCGCTTGTTGATCTCCACATCTTCGTCGGCGATGCGCTGGGCTTCATCGAGGAGGAATTGACGAATTGAATCAGCAGTCGGAGACTGGAGACTGGAGACTTTGCTCATGACAAGATCAATTGCCCAGGCGAGATTCACCGCCGTAGGGCGCGCGGCTTTCAACGTGGACGCGGCGGCTTCCAAAT contains the following coding sequences:
- the ahcY gene encoding adenosylhomocysteinase, translating into MSNYDIKDINQAEGGRRRMDWAEREMPVLRQIRERFKKEKPLKGLRVSACLHVTTETANLMVTLQEGGADIVLTASNPLSTQDDVAAALVNQFEIPTFAIKGEDKVTYFKHIRAALEHKPHMTMDDGADLVSSLFFIEMGRFEKLEPSLASWAKGLSDDERKEMLKGVIGGTEETTTGVIRLKAMEKDKVLKFPVIAVNDAQTKHFFDNRYGTGQSTIDGIIRATNVLLAGKIFVVAGYGWCGRGLALRARGMGAQVVVTEVDPMKALEAVMDGYQVAPMNEAAKVGDFFCTVTGDLNVIDEAHFKIMKDGAIVANSGHFNVEINIPALEKMSKGKPNLVRPFVDQYETKDGRKINILGEGRLINLASAEGHPASVMDMSFANQALSAEYMAKNADKLEKKVYSVPEEIDKEIARLKLEAMGVKIDTLTAEQTHYLNSWEEGT
- a CDS encoding carbohydrate kinase family protein, yielding MDILLTGSVAYDYLMTFPGHFKEQILPERLSSISLSFLVDSMSKQRGGIAPNIAYSMALLGTKPRVMAAVGEDFEEYRKWLESKGVDTSLMKVIPGEFTASFFATTDQVSAQIASFYPGAMAHSAKQSLKELDNKPDLVIVSPSAPEAMMKFPAECRELGIPYLYDPSQQVLRLEGDELARDMEGAQFLFCNDYEFGLISKKTHWSLDQILDHVKVLVITRGKDGADLYMGGDSVHIPTVPEKEIVDPTGVGDAFRGGFLAGYSRGFDWKLCGEIGSLAAVYCLEQKGPQSHSYSREEFVERFRKHFADEGKLEGLLG
- the mtnA gene encoding S-methyl-5-thioribose-1-phosphate isomerase, with the translated sequence MRTVFWEDNKVKMIDQRILPARFEVVAFTDHKSVARAITDMVVRGAPAIGATAAFGLALAGFESASSSTGDLLADLEAAASTLKAARPTAVNLAWAIDLVMSKVSSLQSPTADSIRQFLLDEAQRIADEDVEINKRMAEHGATLINDGDTIIHHCNTGALAAVDWGTALGVIRTAHEQGKKIHVLVDETRPRLQGARLTAWELEQYGIPYEIISDNTAGYFLKAGKAQKCFVGSDRTAANGDVANKIGTYMLALAAHDNGVPFYPVVPTSTVDLSLTHGDQIPIEERDPQEVLGLEFKGERVTPKNAKARNIAFDVTPNRLVTGIVTENGIAYPPFEVNLRKVVLGG